A section of the Rhizobium sp. Pop5 genome encodes:
- a CDS encoding aldo/keto reductase translates to MEYRLLGRSGLKISTLTMGTMTFGGVGWAKMVGDLGVSEAKKMIDICIDAGINLIDTANVYSSGECENIIGEALAGKRPQGVLLATKARFGMGEGPNDSGLSRYHLIRECEASLKRLKTDVIDLYQVHEWDGQTPLEETMEALDTLIRQGKVRYVGCSNYSGWHIMKALGIANEHRYQRFVSQQIHYTLEARDAEYELLPIAIDQGLGVLVWSPLAGGLLSGKHRRNQAAPEGTRQFAGWTEPPIRDENRLWNIVETLVAIGEERGVSAAQVALAWLIGRKAVTSVIIGGRTEAQFRDNIAAAELKLTDEERKRLDAVSLPPVLYPYWHQLNTASDRLSEADLELFGPHIQQ, encoded by the coding sequence ATGGAATATCGTCTGCTCGGCCGTTCCGGCCTCAAGATTTCGACCTTGACCATGGGCACGATGACCTTCGGCGGCGTCGGCTGGGCGAAGATGGTCGGCGATCTCGGCGTCTCCGAGGCGAAGAAAATGATCGATATCTGCATCGATGCTGGCATCAACCTCATCGACACCGCCAACGTCTATTCGTCAGGCGAATGCGAAAATATCATCGGCGAGGCGCTCGCCGGCAAGCGGCCGCAGGGCGTGCTGCTCGCCACCAAAGCCCGCTTCGGCATGGGTGAAGGTCCGAACGACAGCGGTCTGTCGCGCTACCACCTGATCCGCGAATGCGAGGCGAGCCTGAAGCGCCTGAAAACCGATGTCATTGACCTCTACCAGGTGCATGAATGGGACGGCCAGACGCCGCTCGAAGAGACGATGGAAGCGCTCGACACCCTGATCCGGCAGGGCAAGGTGCGTTATGTCGGCTGCTCGAACTATTCCGGCTGGCACATCATGAAGGCTCTCGGGATCGCCAACGAACACCGCTACCAGCGCTTCGTCAGCCAGCAGATCCACTATACGCTGGAAGCCCGCGACGCCGAATATGAGCTGCTGCCGATCGCAATCGATCAGGGCCTCGGCGTGCTGGTCTGGAGCCCGCTCGCCGGCGGCCTGCTTTCCGGCAAACACCGCCGCAACCAGGCAGCCCCCGAAGGCACGCGCCAGTTCGCCGGCTGGACCGAGCCGCCGATCCGCGACGAGAACCGCCTGTGGAACATCGTCGAGACGCTGGTCGCGATCGGCGAGGAGCGCGGCGTCTCGGCCGCTCAAGTTGCGCTCGCCTGGCTGATCGGCCGCAAGGCGGTCACCTCGGTCATTATCGGCGGCCGCACCGAAGCCCAGTTCCGCGACAATATCGCCGCCGCCGAACTGAAGCTTACTGATGAGGAGCGCAAACGCCTCGACGCCGTCAGCCTGCCGCCGGTCCTCTATCCCTACTGGCACCAACTGAACACGGCGAGCGACCGGCTCAGCGAAGCCGATCTCGAGCTTTTCGGCCCGCACATCCAGCAATAA
- a CDS encoding DUF2278 family protein: MLKNYKVLKGTASALALDDDNDPHIEIRIEANGVSYRIALNVRSKESPHDLLYANIVDFKHGTLTEALEALPMGLTDIRKDRPELAIDYVRGGLIEREDMNVAPFQLSGPKNDLRDFIEPIVQEGIADSDVHFYAFGEAWGPENNKPDEYFHFEPGNGIHDIHMNQGDNGGFKATNGPNQDGALLVHFTDTGEWAAIFLCFQSQNWNTDAATGHPVAEDRGGQGRGEGTRRPQPVVASSLRIIAALINPVNGAGGVEAETVTLINRSDMAVALDGWKLEDDNGRTQTLSGSLAAGELRTIALNAAAGGPQLANKGGDIILRNTDGAVADRVGYGKSETANEGWTTIF, from the coding sequence ATGCTGAAGAATTACAAGGTCCTGAAGGGCACGGCGAGCGCGCTCGCCCTCGATGACGACAACGATCCCCATATCGAGATCCGCATCGAGGCGAACGGCGTCAGCTACCGCATCGCGCTCAACGTCCGCTCCAAGGAATCGCCGCACGACCTGCTCTACGCCAACATCGTCGATTTCAAGCACGGGACGCTGACGGAGGCGCTTGAAGCCCTGCCGATGGGCCTGACCGATATCCGCAAAGACCGTCCGGAGCTCGCGATCGATTATGTCCGCGGCGGGCTGATCGAGCGCGAAGACATGAACGTCGCGCCCTTCCAGCTCTCCGGCCCGAAGAACGACCTTCGCGACTTCATCGAGCCGATCGTCCAGGAAGGCATCGCCGACTCCGACGTGCATTTCTACGCCTTCGGCGAGGCCTGGGGGCCCGAGAACAACAAGCCGGACGAATATTTCCACTTCGAGCCGGGCAACGGCATCCACGACATCCATATGAACCAGGGCGACAATGGCGGCTTCAAGGCCACCAACGGCCCGAACCAGGATGGCGCGCTGCTCGTCCATTTCACCGACACCGGCGAATGGGCGGCGATCTTCCTCTGCTTCCAATCGCAGAACTGGAACACCGATGCGGCGACCGGCCATCCCGTCGCCGAGGACCGCGGCGGCCAGGGCCGCGGCGAAGGCACACGCCGGCCGCAGCCTGTCGTCGCCTCCTCGCTGCGTATCATCGCCGCGCTGATCAACCCGGTAAACGGCGCAGGCGGCGTGGAAGCCGAAACGGTGACGCTGATCAACCGCTCCGACATGGCGGTAGCCCTCGACGGCTGGAAGCTGGAGGATGACAACGGCCGCACGCAGACGCTGTCGGGATCGCTCGCCGCAGGCGAGCTGCGCACGATCGCGCTCAACGCCGCAGCCGGCGGCCCGCAACTCGCCAACAAGGGCGGCGACATCATCCTGCGCAACACCGACGGCGCCGTGGCCGACCGCGTCGGCTACGGCAAGAGCGAGACGGCGAACGAGGGTTGGACGACGATCTTTTGA
- a CDS encoding PLP-dependent aminotransferase family protein, whose product MLNWDAMFATRSSRMRASEIRELLKLLDRPDIISFAGGIPDPALFPDKEFKQAYADIFDGSAVNSALQYSVSEGYKPLREWLVGQMGALGIPCDLDNVFIVSGSQQGLDYLGKLFLSPDDTALVTWPTYLGALQAFNAYEPAYDQLTPSGNRTPESYRVAASAAGGKVKFAYLSTDFSNPTGETVDLAGRRKVLALAEELDIAVIEDAAYQSLRYDGDPIPPILALEIADKGHINNTRTIYCGSFSKTLAPGLRVGFIVANAPVIRKLVLMKQAADLHSSTINQMAISDVAVRGFDKQVAKIKAVYSHRRDCMLAALEKYMPEGTSWTKPEGGMFIWITLPEGMDGAKLLAKSLETAKVAFVPGKAFFADGSGANTFRVSFSCANEQMIEDGIGRLGKLIADEIGG is encoded by the coding sequence ATGCTGAATTGGGACGCAATGTTTGCGACGCGCTCTTCCCGTATGCGCGCTTCGGAAATCCGCGAGCTTCTGAAACTTCTCGACCGGCCCGACATCATCTCCTTTGCCGGCGGCATTCCGGACCCGGCGCTGTTTCCGGACAAGGAATTCAAGCAGGCATACGCGGATATTTTCGATGGTTCGGCCGTCAACTCGGCTCTGCAATATTCGGTTTCCGAAGGCTACAAGCCGCTGCGGGAATGGCTGGTCGGGCAGATGGGTGCGCTCGGCATCCCCTGCGATCTCGACAATGTCTTCATCGTCTCCGGCTCGCAGCAGGGGCTCGATTATCTCGGCAAGCTCTTCTTGTCGCCTGATGATACCGCGCTCGTGACCTGGCCGACCTATCTCGGCGCGCTGCAGGCCTTCAACGCCTATGAGCCGGCCTACGACCAGCTGACGCCGAGCGGCAACCGGACGCCTGAGTCCTATCGCGTCGCCGCGTCCGCTGCCGGCGGCAAGGTGAAGTTCGCCTATCTCTCCACCGATTTCTCCAATCCCACAGGAGAAACCGTCGATCTCGCCGGCCGCAGGAAGGTGCTGGCGCTTGCCGAAGAGCTCGATATCGCCGTCATCGAGGATGCGGCCTACCAGTCGCTACGTTACGACGGCGATCCGATCCCGCCGATCCTGGCGCTTGAAATCGCCGACAAGGGCCATATCAACAATACGCGCACGATCTATTGCGGCAGCTTTTCCAAGACGCTGGCACCCGGCCTTCGCGTCGGCTTCATCGTCGCCAATGCGCCCGTCATCCGCAAGCTGGTGCTGATGAAGCAGGCGGCCGACCTGCATTCCTCGACGATCAACCAGATGGCGATATCGGATGTCGCCGTGCGCGGCTTCGACAAGCAGGTCGCCAAGATCAAGGCCGTGTATAGCCACCGCCGCGACTGCATGCTGGCGGCGCTGGAAAAGTACATGCCTGAGGGCACGAGCTGGACGAAGCCTGAAGGCGGCATGTTCATCTGGATCACGCTGCCGGAAGGCATGGACGGCGCCAAGCTGCTGGCGAAATCGCTCGAAACCGCCAAGGTCGCCTTCGTGCCTGGCAAGGCCTTCTTCGCCGACGGCTCCGGCGCCAACACCTTCCGTGTCAGCTTCTCCTGCGCCAATGAGCAGATGATCGAGGATGGGATCGGCCGGCTAGGCAAGTTGATTGCTGACGAGATCGGCGGGTGA
- a CDS encoding branched-chain amino acid aminotransferase, whose amino-acid sequence MTATSTSPEITIEFHKSPVPDADRIKALETPGFGKIFTDHMVLARWTADKGWHDAKVTPRRPLELDPASAVLHYAQEIFEGMKAYKADDGRILLFRPEENARRFAQSAARMAMPEVPEELFLKAVEELVRVDKNWIPSGDASLYLRPFMFANEAFLGVRPAQEYIFCIIASPVGAYFKGGAKAVSLWVETEYTRAASGGTGAAKCGGNYAASLVAQAEAAKKGCDQVVFLDAAEHRWVEELGGMNVFFVMNDGSVVTPPLGGTILPGITRASVIMLAEERGLRVEQRPYSFTEWQADAASGKLVEAFACGTAAVLAGIGLVRHAGGEFLVGDGQTGKLTSELRQQLVSLQKGVTNDEHGWTRLITA is encoded by the coding sequence ATGACCGCGACGTCGACTTCTCCTGAAATCACAATCGAATTCCATAAGTCTCCCGTTCCCGACGCCGACCGCATCAAGGCACTGGAAACACCCGGATTCGGCAAGATCTTCACCGATCACATGGTCCTGGCACGCTGGACGGCCGACAAGGGCTGGCACGATGCGAAGGTGACGCCGCGCCGCCCCCTGGAACTCGATCCGGCAAGCGCCGTGCTGCATTACGCGCAGGAAATCTTCGAAGGCATGAAGGCCTACAAGGCCGATGACGGCCGCATCCTGCTCTTCCGGCCGGAAGAAAACGCCCGCCGCTTCGCGCAGTCGGCAGCCCGCATGGCCATGCCGGAAGTCCCGGAAGAGCTTTTCCTGAAGGCCGTCGAAGAGCTGGTGCGTGTCGACAAGAACTGGATACCCTCGGGCGACGCCAGCCTTTATCTCCGCCCCTTCATGTTCGCCAACGAGGCATTTCTCGGCGTTCGTCCGGCGCAGGAATATATCTTCTGCATCATCGCTTCTCCGGTCGGGGCCTACTTCAAGGGCGGCGCGAAAGCCGTCTCCCTTTGGGTCGAGACCGAATACACCCGCGCGGCCAGCGGCGGCACCGGCGCTGCGAAATGCGGCGGAAACTATGCAGCCAGCCTGGTGGCGCAAGCGGAAGCCGCGAAGAAGGGCTGCGATCAGGTCGTCTTCCTGGATGCGGCGGAGCATCGCTGGGTCGAGGAACTCGGCGGCATGAACGTCTTCTTCGTGATGAACGATGGATCGGTCGTGACCCCGCCGCTCGGCGGCACGATCCTGCCGGGCATTACCCGGGCCTCCGTCATCATGCTCGCAGAAGAACGGGGCTTGCGCGTCGAGCAGCGTCCCTACTCCTTCACCGAATGGCAGGCCGACGCCGCCAGCGGCAAGCTCGTCGAAGCCTTCGCTTGCGGCACGGCCGCAGTCCTTGCGGGCATCGGCCTGGTTCGACATGCCGGCGGCGAGTTTCTGGTCGGGGACGGACAGACCGGCAAGCTGACCAGCGAACTGCGTCAGCAGCTCGTCAGCCTGCAGAAGGGCGTAACGAACGATGAGCACGGCTGGACGCGCCTCATCACGGCCTGA
- a CDS encoding type II toxin-antitoxin system ParD family antitoxin, with the protein MAKMTISLPDHLADYVARRVASGRYDSADTFLAELVLKDQDHRKLDDDELRDILRLAEESGVSDRRIPDILMETKAKLRDSYL; encoded by the coding sequence ATGGCGAAAATGACGATCTCGCTTCCGGATCACCTGGCGGACTACGTCGCGCGCCGTGTCGCAAGCGGCCGATACGACAGTGCCGACACATTCCTGGCGGAGCTCGTTCTGAAGGATCAGGACCACCGTAAGCTCGACGACGACGAACTGCGCGACATTCTGAGGCTGGCCGAGGAGAGCGGCGTCAGCGACCGGCGCATCCCCGATATCCTGATGGAAACGAAGGCGAAACTGCGTGACAGCTACCTATAG
- a CDS encoding type II toxin-antitoxin system RelE/ParE family toxin: MTATYSLTRTADAVLSGIDEYACLHFGEAQADAYLLDWDRIFVLLSRVPSMGDECEELGAGLRRLLHMRHVAFYREIPDGILVLDIIGADRLPEQHLQSSRRSRRADPHA, from the coding sequence GTGACAGCTACCTATAGCCTGACCCGAACCGCAGACGCCGTGCTCTCGGGCATCGACGAATATGCCTGTCTGCATTTCGGCGAGGCGCAGGCCGATGCCTATCTTCTCGATTGGGACAGGATCTTCGTGCTTCTTTCGCGCGTGCCTTCCATGGGAGACGAATGCGAAGAGCTCGGCGCCGGCCTTCGCCGCCTTCTCCACATGCGCCATGTCGCCTTCTATCGCGAAATACCCGATGGCATCCTCGTCCTCGACATTATCGGCGCGGACCGGCTTCCCGAACAGCACCTTCAATCCAGCCGACGATCCCGCCGGGCCGACCCGCATGCCTGA
- a CDS encoding bifunctional 2-polyprenyl-6-hydroxyphenol methylase/3-demethylubiquinol 3-O-methyltransferase UbiG, producing the protein MPDDSTATFYRENAETYAGRARSLPKQTLDAFLAGLVPGAAILELGCGGGQDSAYMLSQGFDVTPTDGSAELARQAEARIGRPVRVMLFQDLDAEGAYDGVWAHASLLHVPRSELPDVFARIRRALKTGGLLHASFKAGKAEGHDGLGRYYNYPSAEWLSELLTKGGWRNLAIGEHDGSGYDDKPTHWLTVSARR; encoded by the coding sequence ATGCCTGATGACAGCACCGCCACCTTTTACCGGGAAAACGCCGAGACCTATGCCGGCCGGGCGCGGAGCCTGCCGAAACAGACGCTAGACGCCTTCCTGGCCGGGCTTGTGCCGGGTGCAGCAATCCTCGAACTCGGCTGCGGCGGCGGGCAGGACAGCGCCTATATGCTATCGCAAGGCTTCGACGTGACGCCGACCGACGGCTCGGCCGAACTGGCAAGGCAGGCCGAGGCACGGATCGGCCGACCCGTCAGGGTCATGCTGTTCCAGGACCTCGACGCCGAAGGTGCCTATGACGGCGTCTGGGCGCATGCGAGCCTCCTTCATGTCCCCCGGTCCGAACTGCCCGACGTCTTCGCCCGCATCCGTCGCGCCCTGAAAACAGGCGGCCTGCTCCACGCAAGCTTCAAAGCCGGGAAAGCCGAGGGCCATGACGGCCTCGGGCGCTATTACAACTACCCTTCCGCCGAATGGCTGTCGGAGCTTCTGACGAAAGGCGGCTGGCGCAACCTTGCCATCGGCGAACACGACGGCAGCGGCTATGACGACAAGCCGACCCACTGGCTGACGGTGAGCGCAAGACGCTGA